CTGTTCGCGCATTTGCACGGGTAGCTATTGCCATGCCGATGAAACCAGAAAGACCTGAAAAGAAACCACCTGTCAAAAAAGCAAACGGTACAAAGGGTGTCAGAAGCTTTGCTCCAAAGGAAAGATAGAGCAACAACACAAAAATTACTGCAAAAAATATCCCTACAATCTTGTATTGCTGCGCAAGATAAGCATAGGCTCCTTCACGAATAGCCAGGGAAATCTCTTTTGTCTTTTCACTTCCCTCGTTTTTACGAAGTACATAGGACATCGCATACACCACATAGAGCAGGGCTATCAATGCCGCGACGGGAGTTACCCAGGTAATATCCATGGGAGTGCCCTGAGCAAATCCAAAGCCAGTCATTCCAAAGAGAAAAAGCATTATCCACCAGGTGAGTGCATTTTTCATAGGAAACCTCCTTCCCAATATAGATTTCCTATATCATATATCAAAAAAGAATTTGTGTCAAGGCTTTATTGAAAAAATATTTCCGTGTCGTTGTTTGTTTTTCTTTATCTATAGCAACTTATTACTCTCCCCGAGTTTTCAAAAGGGCTTATGAAGATTATATTTTTTTTCTTTTTTTGCCGATAATTAAAAAAAATTGGATGGTGAACGATGAATCGAAAAAACTTGTTTCTTTTCCTTTGCGGCATGTCTCTTTTTGTTTTCGGAACCTCATCTGTGTCAATTGAAGAAGCAACAGCGCAGTATATTTATTCCCTCTATCAGAAACATCGATATACCGATGTTACAGTAGAGGTGAGAAATTTTTTGAGTCGCTACCCTTTATCGTCTCTTTATATTCCAGTGGCTATTATCGGAGGAGAAGCTGCTTACAAAGACAAAAACTATAATCTTGGGCGTTACTTTTTTGAGCAGGCATTCAAAAAAGCCAAACAACCCCACCAGGTTAAACAATCTCTCCTTGGCATGGCAAAATGTAGCTATAAACTTGGTCTCTACCAGGAAGCAGCGAAACTTTTTGAGTCTTATGCCCGGGAGTTTGATGATCCCGTCGTAACTCCTGCTGTTCTCTACTATGCTCAGGTCTGTGCTCTGGCAGCAAACGACCAGGAAAATGCCCAACGCTACCAACAATGGCATGCCTCTCGCTATCCCGAAAGCCCTTATCTTTCCCTGCTCGCATCTGCTTCTTCAAGAGATACATCTTTTTCCATCGAGCACAGTGTCAAATCTTCTCCTGAAGAAAAAGAACAAAAAAAAGAGAGCCCACCTCTTAATGAGGTTTCCTTTTCTATGCCCTCGTCGGAAACAAGTAACACCATTCTTCTCACCAACTGGGTAGTAGTGACCACGACAAATACCTTTACCAATGAAAAAGCAACCGAGAAAGAGCAAACTCTTGCTCTTGTTGAGGAAAACAACCGTTATCTCTCTCTTTTAGAGGTCAAGGCAAAACTTCTTCAGCTTAAAGCTCGAGCCCTCGATGATGAACTCTCAGAGCTTGGCATAGGAGGGTTGGAATGAAACGCATTCTTCTTCTTCTTTTTTGTATAACATCTTCATTCTTTTCGATAGAATGGATGCCTTTTGAGGGTAAAAACTGGCGTTTTTCTCTCGATGGAGATTCAGGAGGGTTTGTATTTTTCTCATCCAAAACAAACTATCTTTACTATGAAAGTGACACTGCGACTCCAACATCAGGGATATTGGTACTTTACGAAGGATCCGCGACACCCTTTTCTCCTTTCTCTCCTTTTCTTTCCTGGAATATCCGATGGCAAAAGACGAATCATGTGATTTTTGGTCGGGCGACATGGGAAAGTATCGTCTACACCTCGGCGTGTTTTCTCACCAACAATGGACAACAGATGTTTGTGATTCTTGCCACCCACATCTCCAATACTTCTTCTGAGGCTAAAGAAGTAGGATTTCGGTATCTTCTTGATACAACTTTAGAAGAAAATGGTACGGGACCTCTGTTTGTTTTTGAGAATGGGGCACCTGTGATGAATGAAATGGAGATTTCCCTTAACCAATATGGAAAGTATATACTCAGTGGTCAAAAATCAGGGATCTATCTGTTGCCTGCTTACAATGGCTTTTCACCAAGGGCTATTTATCTTGCCAATTATCATAGATTAAAAACAAGCGAGGTGAATGTTCGTATTGAGCCAAGTGCTCATTTTACTTACGATACGAGAGGGAAAAGGGATGGGGCTATTCTTGTCGATTACCGTTATCGCCTACGTCCTGGTGAAACCATAGAGGGGGGGATTGTACTTTCGCTTGAACCTCTTCCTTTATTGCAATGGAATACCTCACTTTTTGATTTTCTTCCACAACCTCAAGAAAAGAAAAAAATTATTCCCTCAACCTCTTCAAATACGAAAGCTTTTTCTTGGTGGCCCTTTTTCAAACAAAAAACGAATGTTGTTTATATAACGAATACGATTGAAGTAATACCAGGAGATGAGAATTATCTTGCTCTTCAGCAATCGTTTATTGACAGACTGGAGAAGATTCTTTTTCTCATGACAAACCAGAGCCCTGCACTTTCAAGTAATGTTGCTTCTTCTCTTTCCAAGTCTCCTGATCCTGGTACTCATGAGGGATTCTCTTCACCCCAGGCAAGTTGGCTTCCCTCAGATGATCCCTTTGGACGCTTTTCGGATTCTCTTCCCAAATCCAGGCCATTTCAAACGAATCAAATGCCAACTTTAATTCCGTTCGCAGAGAAACAGGAGAGCCCTTCTACTCCGTTACCATCAGTGCAGCCTTCTGAGAACTTTTCTCAACCGAGAGAAAGCACTGTTTTCATAACCAACGTGATTACCAACTACATAACCCTCACGAATGTTGAAAACACGAATGTCGAAAGGGCTCAAGGGTATAGAATTCAGGAAGAAACAGAAAAAAATCAGTTAAAGATGTATGAGGAAAAAATTCAGCAACTTCAGAGACAACTTTTTGAAAAAGAAACCACCCAGAGTGCTCAAAAAAAGCTTCTTCTCATCGAAAAAAGGCTAGAACT
This sequence is a window from Thermospira aquatica. Protein-coding genes within it:
- a CDS encoding tetratricopeptide repeat protein, whose amino-acid sequence is MNRKNLFLFLCGMSLFVFGTSSVSIEEATAQYIYSLYQKHRYTDVTVEVRNFLSRYPLSSLYIPVAIIGGEAAYKDKNYNLGRYFFEQAFKKAKQPHQVKQSLLGMAKCSYKLGLYQEAAKLFESYAREFDDPVVTPAVLYYAQVCALAANDQENAQRYQQWHASRYPESPYLSLLASASSRDTSFSIEHSVKSSPEEKEQKKESPPLNEVSFSMPSSETSNTILLTNWVVVTTTNTFTNEKATEKEQTLALVEENNRYLSLLEVKAKLLQLKARALDDELSELGIGGLE